The Dermochelys coriacea isolate rDerCor1 chromosome 12, rDerCor1.pri.v4, whole genome shotgun sequence genome has a window encoding:
- the LOC119841306 gene encoding zinc finger protein 239-like, with amino-acid sequence MSENVEQDPQQEDAEQVEPHLALSQRSKGYVSSSLEQEKVCGNQHQPETQQGNKPEEKVDKSINGQGTTKDLKEITAQQRIPMGKRSNTCTECGKIFSSRSVLVKHQRSHISKRPYACTECGKCFSQSSDLITHQRIHTGERPYTCSKCGKSFNRNSNLIMHQRIHTGETPYTCSECGKSFNQRSNLITHQRIHTDETSYTCHECRKGFNVSSALVTHWRIHPGELPYMCSECGKSFSKSLHLVRHQRIHTGARPYRCCECRKSFNRHSNLITHQQIHIGKTSYACAKCGKSFNQHSNLMRHQRIHTGETPYMCSECGKSFSKNSALISHWRIRMGD; translated from the coding sequence ATGAGTGAGAATGTAGAGCAGGATCCccagcaggaagatgctgagcaagtGGAACCACATCTGGCGTTATCGCAAAGATCCAAAGGGTATGTGTCCAGCAGTTTAGAGCAGGAGAAAGTCTGTGGGAATCAGCACCAGCCTGAGACACAGCAGGGAAACAAGCCAGAGGAGAAAGTGGATAAATCAATTAATGGTCAGGGCACTACTAAGGACCTCAAGGAAATCACAGCCCAGCAGAGAATCCCCATGGGAAAGAGAAGCAACAcatgcactgagtgtgggaaaatCTTCAGTAGTCGTTCAGTCCTCGTTAAACATCAGAGAAGCCACATCAGCAAGAGACCCTATGcatgcactgagtgtgggaaaTGCTTCAGTCAGAGTTCCGACCTCATCACACATCAGCGAATCCATACAGGGGAGAGACCCTACACATGCAGtaagtgtgggaaaagctttaatcGGAACTCCAACCTTATAAtgcatcagaggatccacaccgGGGAGAccccctacacatgctctgagtgcgggaaaagctttaATCAGAGATCAAACCTTATcacgcatcagagaatccacacagacGAGACATCCTACACATGCCATGAATGCAGAAAAGGTTTCAATGTGAGCTCAGCCCTTGTCACCCATTGGCGAATCCACCCAGGAGAGTTGCCCTACATGTGTTCTGAGTGCGGAAAGAGTTTTAGTAAGAGTTTGCACCTTGttagacatcagagaatccacactggagcgAGACCTTACAGGTGTTGTGAGTGCAGGAAAAGCTTCAATCGACATTCCAACCTTATCACACATCAGCAAATCCACATAGGGAAGACATCCTATGCCTGCGCtaagtgtgggaaaagcttcaatcagcaCTCAAATCTTATgagacatcagagaatccacacaggagaaacaCCCTACAtgtgctctgagtgcgggaaaagcttcagtaaaAACTCAGCCCTTATCAGTCATTGGAGAATCCGCATGGGAGACTAG